One Pocillopora verrucosa isolate sample1 chromosome 10, ASM3666991v2, whole genome shotgun sequence genomic window carries:
- the LOC131772989 gene encoding uncharacterized protein — translation MAEGGSPDFNSETLKDQAKRLITGLPSFEYQFEQYCSSGRQHITILLCGKTGVGKSHLTNALVGKRLAKEGDDLNAETYEVTPYNFSMNGVGVTIVDTPGLADGTGNEEVYLKKIKENVTGFDAFIFCTEMSNRRIRNDDIITIQKLTEAFGPQLWEHAVVALTFANEVHPAPSNSGVTEQEFFDDRLRKFKKKIQEVVLKVGVPEEAIIKVPFVPTGDVCERRLPSIENWIVCFWIATFKRLNRSAKPTFLLANIDRFNCVSERRGGLTSGISPPRPELMEGNQLQKQGFDHFHQSQRPWDDQNADVNRDCRVLNRSQSLNEQKRQTPPKTLPKQKSEENRSRNERGSGPDTPVGIDLDEASTGEIMKEIISDVGNEGSRVLGDFIRSGTGNFLSAVFGWFMAFLKKWLQKKPSIKNEAVEEEKAEEQEGN, via the exons ATGGCAGAGGGAGGGAGCCCTGATTTCAACTCAGAAACGCTCAAAGATCAAGCCAAGCGGCTGATAACTGGCTTACCCAGCTTCGAGTATCAATTTGAACAATACTGTTCGTCTGGAAGACAGCACATAACCATCCTGCTGTGTGGAAAAACAGGTGTAGGCAAATCGCATTTGACGAACGCGCTCGTTGGAAAACGTCTGGCCAAAGAAGGCGATGATCTCAATGCAGAAACATATGAG GTAACACCTTACAACTTCTCAATGAACGGCGTGGGTGTAACGATAGTCGACACTCCTGGGTTGGCAGATGGCACAGGAAACGAAGAAGTGtatctaaaaaaaatcaaagaaaatgtaaccGGTTTTGACGCATTCATTTTCTGCACTGAGATGAGTAATCGCCGAATCAGGAACGACGATATTATAACGATTCAGAAGCTAACTGAAGCCTTCGGTCCGCAGCTTTGGGAGCACGCTGTTGTTGCATTAACATTTGCCAATGAGGTTCACCCAGCACCCAGCAATAGTGGCGTGACGGAACAGGAGTTTTTCGATGACCGCCTCCGAAAATTTAAGAAGAAGATTCAAGAAGTCGTATTAAAAGTCGGAGTACCAGAGGAGGCGATCATCAAAGTGCCATTCGTACCCACTGGAGATGTGTGCGAGCGTCGACTACCGAGTATCGAAAACTGGATCGTGTGTTTCTGGATCGCAACGTTCAAACGCTTAAACAGAAGTGCAAAACCTACGTTTCTCCTTGCAAATATCGACCGTTTTAATTGCGTTtcagaaagaagaggaggtcTTACATCAGGAATAAGCCCGCCACGACCTGAGTTGATGGAGGGAAATCAGCTGCAAAAGCAGGGATTTGACCACTTTCATCAAAGTCAGAGGCCGTGGGATGACCAAAACGCTGATGTTAATCGCGACTGTCGTGTGCTAAACAGAAGCCAATCGTTGAATGAACAAAAGCGGCAAACACCCCCGAAAACGTTGCCCAAACAAAAATCTGAAGAAAATAGATCAAGGAATGAGAGAGGTTCAGGACCTGACACCCCTGTTGGTATTGATCTGGATGAGGCATCTACTGGCgagataatgaaggaaattatcAGTGACGTCGGTAACGAGGGCAGCAGGGTATTGGGTGACTTCATTCGGTCTGGAACTGGCAACTTTCTGTCTGCTGTATTCGGGTGGTTTATGGCCTTTTTAAAAAAGTGGCTACAGAAAAAACCTTCAATAAAAAACGAAGCTGTAGAAGAGGAGAAAGCCGAGGAACAGGAAGGCAACTAA